The Tripterygium wilfordii isolate XIE 37 chromosome 21, ASM1340144v1, whole genome shotgun sequence genome segment CTTGCTTGGGcgaaaataaaaatttcactTGAATGACTCCAATAGTCGCTTGAGCGACAACAAGTAGTTGAAATTGTTTTATTGCCCAGAAAGCAAATTGCTTGAGCGACTTTAACAATAAACACACCTTTTGGAGTTGCTCGAGAGAAAATAGAAACATTTTAAAGATGATAGTAGCTTGAGCGACAACAGATGattgaaattattttgttgCCCGGAAAACAAATCGCTTGAGTGACTTTACCAATAGACACCTTTTGACAGAATTTTTCCCAACAAACATGTCTTTTGTCCAAACATTGTGAATAATAGACATGTGAATTCGTCAATGCATGTTTTCATGCATATTTGAAAGACACTAGACATAtagaagagagaacaaaaattaCATACATATGCACCATATTTGCATAAGAGAGAATAGTGTCATTGTTGTTCCCACCAAGAATTGCAACTTCCTTTCTTGTGTAGGAGAGATCATTTTATCCTGGGAGATGGTTATTTGATTATCAAAAGTAATTGGGGGGGCGTCCTGGGGGACAAATCAATCTTAAGGAGATAGTATTCAACATTGGACTTAATTAAATACGTTTTCTCGATTAAATTTCCTACAAACAGGTTTTGGTTCTTATATACTTCTTGTTTGACATCTTTTTCATTTCTATTGCTACATTGTATTCGATACAATATAATAGTCGGTTTAGTAAATTCATTATATAATTCTATTAGGCCCCAACATTATAGTCTATATCTACAACAGTTTTCTGGTACTTGCTCTTTGCTGATATCTCACAGCATCGCAGTGATCTATCCTTGAGGAACAAGAGTCTTGGCCGAATTTGCATGTCGCCCGAATCAACTTTGTTTCCGCAAAGATTAGTTGGGATTTTCCTGCACACCCTATCACCCTGGGACAACCGGGAGAAGTAAAACTGGAAAATTCAAAAAGTTTTGAAATTTCCAAGTCAAATCACAGACGCGCCTCTGAAGATAAAGATGACTAACATCAGACATGATGATTGCAACGTTGGCATTTTTGCTGCAATAGCCAATAAGCAATCGTATAGTCATCACATAgccttaaaaaagaaaagaaaagtgaaaGCAGGAAAAATCTCACGAAAAAGGGATTGTAGATAAGATTGTGACAAAAGACAAAAATCATGATTCTTATTCAGTTGCAGGCCGCAGTTCAAAGCATTCGTAGACGCAGATAAGCAACATGAGGCTATTGCTTGCGAAAATCAATTTTAAACATTTATGATCGACTTAGCATATgcctaaataaaaaatttagctAACAACGTACGTTCTAAAACCCTATTGCACCTCATGGCTAAGCTTGGAATTCTTTTAATATGTTTCTAGAAATTTATTTGTTGACAAATAATATTTTGACATACTTCTATATATACATGCGTATAAAATCTAGTTTTAATTTGTTGTTTCATGTAAATAATCCTGACAAGCATCTAGAATTATCTTCATACATCAAAAACAATTCTAAATCTGTCATACATGCATATACTCATAACatcaagaaggaaaaaaaccaATCTCTATAATATCAACTTTTCATCTTTCCTTGATCACGATCTCTACACGTACTCATGATTGATCAAGAATGACATATATTGTTTTCTTGGTATTCCCGCTTAGTCTctttgtgaaaaagaaaataaaagtctCCCTAGGTGGTGAGACTAGTCACTCGACTAAGCTCTCGTTTTTCTTGCCTAAAACCTTTATTTTTCCCAATATTTAGCTAGGATGAATAAGGAGAATAGAGAGGTTTATATAGGGAGAAAAACTAGGTTTTAATTAGGAGTCAACACCTGAGTAGAATTAGGGAGAGTTGCAGCTCCCTTGTGGGATATATGGGAAAGTTTTAGTCACAACTCATCTTTTTACAAAGACACCCCTTACTAACGTCAccccaaaaatttcaaaatatttacaAAGACACCCAAGGTACACAAAATCTCAAACATTTTAGAAATGCACCCCAAAGCATAAAAAGAAATCCCTACACCGGTGTTTCTCCTCTGCTCTCTCCATcgggaattttgtaaaaatgaccctctcaaaaagtcaaaccagAGAAATGACCCACTTTTTTATAAACCGCAAAAATGACCTAGTTTTATATTGCAAAGACCAAATTATCCTTAGAAAACATAACCCACCCTTTGGCTTTTCCCCTTCCCACGAAAACCCACTTCTTTCAAACTCATTTTGCTCGACGGGCTGCTCGACGATTACCGTACAACTTCCGATCATCAGTTTTTGGCAACAGATAAGAGATTTTTCCCCCTCTGAGGTTAGTATCTTACTGGCTCAGTTTTCTGCCTAACATATACTCGATTTTAACTTGGTATTACATGAAAAAGTTTGCATTTTGGTACATACCTATGGCCGGCTTGGGTTTTTGGTGAAACTCTGTTTAATTGGGTGACATTGTGGGTGAAGTCTTGGGTTTTTGGTGGTGCTTGCATGCAGGTGGTCGGACATTATCtgtgttccagtattcttaactttgtagtcgagcatgtatgttctgtagtcgagcataattattgtgtaggtcgagcattagtcgagcaGTTTTATTTCGGTCGGGCATTATGAGTGTTCCAGttttcttaactttgtagtcgagcatagcatAACTGTTATAGTCGAGCTTAATTGTTGTGTAGAtcgagcattagtcgagcagttttatttagggtcgggcattatgtgtgttccagtattcttaactttgtagtcgagcatagcataattgttgtagtcgggcttaattgttgtgtaggtcgagcattagtcgagcatagcagaattgttgtagtcgagcattgttgttgtagtcgagcatttaATGTTGTTAATTTTATGTGGTCGAGCATTTTTATGAAACTATGGTCGagcatatttatttttgtggtcgagcaaatgtgtttttttggtcgAGTATGATGATTGAAGTGAATATTAATTTGgttattgtatttcttttcagatagacaatttttcaaagaaatggattacatgattgaaatgaaaaatcatttccCAGGTAAGGTTAgtgttttttcaaatatatctgaatccataagcaaaatcaaaaggaagcttagtGAGGATCAACTGGAGATGTTTAGGAGAACATGCTTTGACATGTTTCTGGATGTGGGGCACATGAATTTCTCTGGCCAGTTGGTACATCAAGCTCTACTACGACAAGTTGTAAACTCTGCTAAAGAAGAATCTGGTGTGATATTATTCAGGTTCAAATTTGCTGGAAAGAGGGCAACATTTTCTATTGCTGAATTTGCTCTTATCACTGGTTTGTTATGTGGTGATGTCCCTCCCCTGTCTAGCTTGATTGACACTTCTGTGCATAGGATTAGGGACTTGTATTTTGGTGGAAATAAGAGCATTGGTAGAAATAAGTTAGATGAAGTTTTCATGAGTTGTGCTCCTGAACCTGGAAAGGAAGAAGATGTGTTGAAGCTAGCTCTGGTATATTTTTTGGAGTCTGTTTTACTGCCTAGGGAGCGTAGTAGGAACATAGATATCCAGTGGTTGCAATTGGTTGATAATGTTAATGTGTTTAATAAGTATCCATGGGGATCTGTGAGCTATGCACGTACTGCAAAGTCTCTTGCATCTGCCATGGTAGGTCGTgctgaaaaatttaaaaaaagatcgACAAAGATGGAAAAGTACAGCATATATGGATTCCCCCTAGTACTTCAGGTAGtacttaaattattttgaaacaagtttatgctttgtttgttgtgaatatatctttgaaaaataatgttgtttGCAGATATGGCTTTATGAAGCGGTGCTGCGCATCGGTATGTCTTACGCAAATGTGAGGGAAGAAAACCGGTTTCCCCGAATATTGAACTGGAGCAGCACTGCCACTCCAGAATCTAATGCTATTGTCTCcaatatttttgatatgaaaaaggtatatattgcatgatatatatatatatatattttaatgtttTCCATGCTTATTTGTTACAGCTAGAAGTGCATGATACGCTTGTCCCTACTGATTTGGAGTTAGGGCAGGAATATTTGAGTAGTATTGGGAGCCCCAAGTTAAAGGAGACGACCAATGTTGTGGGGAGCTccaagacaaagaagaagagctcaaagaagaagagcaatgTAGCGGATGAGGGCAATGTTGCGGTGGATGCGTTTGAGAATTTGTTTGGAGATGAGGACAATAATCGCCACAACCCTAAGATTGAGCGGGAGGATGATCCAATGGGAAGAGTaagtttattctttgttttttatgtttttttgtggTCGGACAttaattctttgttttgttcttagATTAATTCAtttgttcactttttttttcaatgtgcaGGTTATTGAGAAGTTACTTGGGATGGAGAAGTTGTTGATTGagcagaaaaaaataaataggttGTTGAGGAATGAGGTTACAActtattttgatgcatttttcCAGTCTGTGGAGGATAATATGAAGACAGTAGTGGAATTTAGAATAGGAACTAACATGGAGGTGGATGATGAGGTTCTAAGTGATGAGATTGAACCTCAAAACAAGGGGTTGGAGAATAAGGAGAATGAtacgaaggaggaggaggataaggtggaggaaaatgaggaaaagGTGGAGAATGAGGAGAAGGAGGATGATGTAGTTCAAGTAAAAGAGAATAAGGAGAAGGAGCCGGAGCCGGAGccggagcaggagcaggagcaggagcaggaggaggtggaggaggagaaggtggAGAAGGAAGAAGTTGGAGTTCAAGTAAAAGAGAATGAGGAGAAGGATGAGaataaggaggaggaggaggaggatgaggaggtggaggaggaggaggtggagaaggAAGAAGCTGGAGTTCAAATAAAGGAGAATGAGAAGAAGGAGGAAAAGGATGAGAATGAGGAGGTTATAGTTGGAAGAAATGATGCGGAGTTGCCAAGTATGGAGCTGGAAGCTGTGGATGAACTATTAGAGCTTTCAAAGCATCGGTTTACACCAGAGAAGATAAACAAGGACTCTGAAGGAGTGGAGGAGATTAGAGAGTCTCAGTTTCCCATGACTACACCAGGTGGGACACGCAAGTATACCAGAAATAAGAATAAGCGTGCGAAGAGGCCTGGACCACAAACAAAAACACCGTTTACCTCCCCCAGCTTCAAGAGGAGGAAACTTATGGTGGAAAATGAGACAGTTAATCCATTGACAGACGCTCCAATATTACAGTTGAAGCGAGCGTATCCAAAGGAATGGGCACGcgatttacttgcttttatgaaAGACAATACACTTGAAAGTAAGTTGATAAGTTGGGAGCCATGTCAAGTAGACAAGAATTGGTTTGTGGATGCCATCAGACCAGAAACCTGGTTATCGGACAAGGTAATTATTATGtactgaaaatttttattttgaaaagatatatgatgaaaatttctttaacATATTCATAATCTTTATGTAGCACCTTGATGTGGCAATGTACCATATTCGTAGAAGGATTGCCAATAACCCTGAAGTTTTTAAGAAGAAGTCTGCAGTGCTCGACAGTTTTTTCTTTGTAAGTATATTTCCAACTAGTTAGACCATAACTTTTGTAAAGTATATCAATAGCTACTTTAACCTATTACAAACTAAACAGGTCCGGGTTACCTAGGCTTTCATACTTTTCAATGAAAGCAAGGATTGTTCTTGGGACAATGATAATCTGATTTTGGACTATGTAATAGGAGAAAGTCCAGTGAAATCTGTGTCTTGGTCTAACGTAGACTACGTTTACTTCCCTGCCAACTTCAACAATGCACATTGGGTGGCTGTAGAGATGATCTTGGGGGAAAGACAGATTAACGTGTATGACTCACTTACAAGCTgcacaaaaattccaaaatttaatgaattaatGCAGCCCTTGAAGTTGATGATGCCATACATATTAAGAGCAGCTGCGATAAATGATGAAAATCTCTCTCCCTGGAAACTTAAAAGGGTACCATCCTGCCCTCAGCAAAATAATGggtaagttaagttcaaattctgTGTGTAATTGTAGTCCATGTTACATGAGTTAGTTAGGTTTTTATGACAGAGGAGATTGTGGCATGTTCACCATCAAGTTCATTGAAGTATTAACTGCAAGCATGCCAGTTAGTCTGATAACTCAAGAGGACATGGTATTCTACAGAAAAAAGTTCACTATGGAGGCATGGGGTGGAGAATTTTTAATGTAAATATGCTTTATATTCATGGTCAAGCAACTTTTTTTGTCAGTCGAGCATGTATATTTTGCCAGTTTTTGTGAATAGTATATGAAAAAGTCTGATTTTAATGTAGTCGAGCTTATATTTACTTAGTCGAGCATGTATGTTctgtagtcgagcatgtattgtcttagtcgagcatttgttttctttagtcgatcatttgttttctttagttgAGCATTTTTTAAAGTAGTCGAGCTTATATGTTCTATAGTCGAGCATCTGAtctttagtcgagcatttgttttctttagtcgagCATTTTTATGTAGTCGAGCATCTGTTTTCTATATTAGATCATTTGTTTTCTAtagtcgagcatttgttttctttagtcgagCATTGATGTTCTGTAGTCGAGCATCTGTTTTCTTTAGTCGAGCATGTATTTTCTTAGTCAAACATCTGCTTTCTTTAGTCAAGCATTTGTTCACACCTGCCCAGTTAACATGCACGAACTTATTCAATAAAAAACACGCACAAACCTGTACAATTACATACTTATACTTATTGAGAAGTGAATAAAATGAAGTCATAAATATGGAGTTTTTATTATCAAAGcaagaaatataaaatacatTATGTTACATAGAAATTATTAAATTCTTCATGTTGGATGCAACGATATTGGCTCCTTGCAAGTTTGACGATTATGTCCACGTTGCTTACATCGTCCACAAAGTCTAACTGCCACTGTTTCACCAGCTGATGGTATTCTTCGCTCTCTTGGTCTCCCTCCCGATCTTCTTGTATCTGGCGGCAATAAAACTCTATCTCGGCTTGCTATGCGTTGATTTTCAAGAGATACTGTGTATATTGGTTCTGCATAAGCCACCATAATAGCTTCATTGGTGTAATACCGTGAACACAAAGAATGTACAGTGACATTTCTAAATCGGCAAGCAGCCAATGCATGAATGCACGGCAATTGTTGCATTTGAAACTTCCTGCACGTGCATGTTCTGTCATGAAAGTTCACCTCGCCATCTCCGAAGCCATCCCGTACATAGAACTCGATATGACTTATTGGTTCAACCAACATACGTAAAGCCCTTTCATTccgctttgtcatttttttctcaacctTCTTGCACAATTGGGACGTTATGGATGCCGCTTTTGTACGACGCTCATGAAACCACCTTTGAATTAAGGATCTCAATTGCTCAACCAACGTTGTTATTGGAAGACCCCGCACATCACGTAGTGCAGCATTCATACTTTCTGTAATGTTGGTAGTGAGTATACTGTACCTATATCCGGGAAAATGTGCACGAGACCACTTATCGAATCCGGCATCCTCTAGATATTTATATGCCTTGCCACCTTCAAAACCACGGATCTGTGTCATTAGATGTTCAAAATCTGAAATACGGTAAGCCTTTGCTGCCTTGAAATATATGGGAAACACggcatcatcaatttttttggccTTCATGTTCTGTTTGATATGGTGCATGCAGTGCCCATGATAAGATTCCGGAAATACAAGTGAAACACCTCTCTCAATACTTTTATGCCTATCCGATATCAATGATAGTTCCGAGAAATCTTCAAGTGCAAGTGCAACTCGCAGTTTCTCGAAAAACCATTCCCAAGATGCATTATTCTCCTAATCTCCAACCCCAAAAGCCACTAGATAAATTTTCTTGTTGCCATCTTGAGCAGCGGCAACAAAGAGCGTGCCCATGTACTTGCCCTTTAGGTGAGTACCATCAACGGCAATGACAGATCGCATTGCACTCCGAAATCCTCGTAACGAAGCACCGAGAgccatgaaaaaatatttaaacctTTTCTCGTGATCGGACTCTATATAAGTTATCGTACCAAGATTATTCTTCTCGAACTCGGCACAATAGTGTGGCAAGTAAGAAAAGGAATCTTCAGGCGTTCCTCGCACTGATTCCAAGGCAGCTTCCCTAGCCCTCCAAGCTTTATCATAGCTAATATTAACACCAAATTCCTGCCGCACATCCTGTATTATGTCTTTTGGTCGGTAAATACGACCAACACCATTATATTTTGACTTAATGCATTCTCCAATAACCTTTCCTGATGCTTGCATATGACTTCGATTAATAAAGTCCAAAGAGCATTTGTGATTGTCATTAAGCCTCGTCACCTTAAACAACTCCGAATCCTTGACTTTTATAGATCGCATACGCCACTCGCACCCTTTAGCAGCACATTGAATCATAAAAAGAGTTTTGGTCGACTTAATAACGCGAAATTGGAAGTTCTTGCTCATAGCATACATagcaatatatttttgtaactcTTTTTTGTCTGAATAAATATGCCCAATCGCAACTTTACCACCCCAATAGCTATTGCTACTATTACTCCCAACAAAGTTCGACGTACCAAGCGAATTTGAGCCAATGTTATTGTTGCTAGGAGGCCCATCCGCTAAGTTACCGCCCGCACATGGAGGCGGGTGTCGATGAAGTACCGAACTTTCAATCCCGTTATTATCCACTTGAAAGTCATCAACCTCAatattttcttgatagtcatcaGCCCCATCATCAATATCTGCATTATCTTTATCGATCGACTAAAACCACATTCATTAAAACCCACGCATCCGGCTTGTGGACTAATCGGATCGTTGTCAAAATCAACATGTAAAGGTAATTCACTGCCACACTGTCGCGACTGCTGCGTATTAGGAACAAAGCCCACATCTTGTGAATGAAATTGTTCCCGCTGAGGAGGAACGAAACTTACATCTTGAGAAACAAACTCTCTCTGATGAATTGTTACACAAAGTGGAGTTCCAGGTCTTCGAGGATCATCATTTTACCTAAGAAAGAATTGCAAGTCACGGTCGTTGCCTAGCACCATCGGTTCCATATCAAAATGTGTATTATAAGCAAATTTCATCAACAATTCACCAACACTACGATCCACttcaatcaactcatatatcaaATCCACAAATTCTGCAAAAGAAATTGTTTCGGACACTATTACACCTTGGCTTTTCCCACCTTTGTATTTGCAAATCCCTCGACAAATTTCCCATTGGCCACCATAGAGGATCACAAAATCAATAGATGTCATtcctgaaaataacaaaaaaccataaaaaaaaaaaagtataataagttgctcgaccataaaaacttaaatgctcgaccataaaaacacaaattctcgaccataaacaactttgctcgaccatgaaaaactttgctcgaccatgaaaacataaatgctcgaccataaaaacacaaatgctcgactacatatatatttgttcgACTACAAACTCAATATGCTTAACTACACAGAAGCTATGAGTAGATAATGTGTTCGTTCAGAACTTCACATGCACTTGAGAAACATATGGAACAAAATTACTCAGAATATAGATGTACTCGCTTGTCAAAAGTGATATGAAATGTTCACCAACGAACCTCTCTTCAGACTTGCGATAACGAAGATCACAAATAACTCAGAACCCGAACCTGATCTGGCTTTTTCGAGCTCTATAGAACAaataagatgatgagaaatagcTGATCGAGTGCAgataagatgatgagaaatagcTGTTAAGAGGGTTATGTGTATTCTGGTATTGTGAGTGGAAGAAAGGATATTTCAACATTAGGGGTATTTGGGTCCAAAAAATTACAAGGTAGGTCATTTTtgcggtttataaaaaaatgggtcatttctcttgtttgactttttgagaaggtcatttttacaaaattccccTCTCCATCGTGTGTAGATCGTGAGTGGTCTATCGTCCCCCTCAGGAACTGATCTGATTTATTTGCAGAGGGGAAGCCATTCAGCAACTCCTTGAGCTAGTTAGTGAAAGTCGACTCCTTTTCTAGTGTAGCTATAGAGGGAGAAGTCAGGCAATTAGATCCACTGGCGTTAGATAGATGCCTTTCAACTGGAAATGGAGATATAGCTTGAATAGAGGACGATATGCCCAACAAACCTTTTATTTGTTCCCCAACAAGTGGATCTGAAGGCACGAAAGGAGGACTTGGGCACAAAGGGTGGGGAGAAAGACTAGAACTTCACTTTGTCTCTTCTGAATGTCTAGTTCTAGTCCTTTCCAGCTTTTGGCCATTCAACGGAGGCAATTTTTTGCCATTACAGTGAAAGAATTGCTCAATCTGAACTGGATTTTATAGATCaaaggaggaagagagagattgaagagtgggttttagggtttgttcTTCGAAGGTGTTGAGTAGGTGGGGTGTGAAGAGCTGAGCCTTCAAAAAATGCACGGTCAATGCAAAGTTAATAAAAATCAGGGTATGTTTAGTAAATAtcgggtgtgactaaagtttcccGGATATATGCTTGGCAGAAGCCCAGTGTGTTGGCGCTGGGTAGAAGCCCATTACTGTTGTGCTGCACTTAACGCTGGGCTTGCGTGTGCCCAGGCTAACTCCAAAATACATTTTCCAATTTTAATTTCATAAAAGTTAATTTACAATCTAAATTATAATCCAACGACCTAATTATTCACAAATATAATAAGTACAACTAATCTGTATATCTTTACAAAAACTGATTTTATTCTTGAGCTTTCATTGGTAAACCCAGAGACTAAAATTGGGTTACCAAGGAGACTCCGCAGAACATACATATCTCATCGGCTCCTGAAATATTAAACTTTACCGTTAAGCCCTATAATTaagaataatatttatattcaaTGTTCGTATGACATCACTTGAACTATCACTACAAAAAAATGATCAATAATCGACGAAACATTTTGTCGGTAAAGAAATATTTTCGTCGGCATAAACATCTTCCGACGAAAACTTCGTCGGCATAGTTCGTCGGTTATGATGTGTCGGGAAAGAATTCACCGACGACATATACAATTCGTCGGCACAGATTTATAGATGCCGACGAAATTTCCGACGAAACAATTCGTCTGAAAAACATGGGCCGACGAATTATTTCGTCGGGATATGTGAGGGTTTTAGCGACGAAATGATGCGTCGGTATATTATGTTTTACCGGCGAAATTATTTAGTTTAACAGACGAATTTGCAAGAAACTGTGCCGACGAATGTTTTCTTTCCCGACGAAATTTGTTAAAATTTAACAGATTGCATTTGTTGTTTCTATCCGCCAAATACCTGCAATTTTCAATTCTTGCTTGCCCAATCAAAACAGTACCAATATGGAATACAACATCAAAAGAAGTTTCAGACTTTCCTTGCCCATTCAAAACAGTACGAATATGGAATAAGTTTCAGACTTTGCTTGCCGAATCAAAACAGTAACAATATATACATAGCAAAATGTGAATATCTTCTAAGTACCAATttgttgacatatatatataggaatctAGTAAAACATAGAATGAAAATGCATCTAATCTAAGGAAGTTGTGCCATCATCCTCACATGCTGCATTAAACCCGGGTGGAATTCTCACACCTGGAATCTTAACAGCGATACCACGCATGAAGTTCATGATACTCTGCATCTCAGCTTTATGTGATCGACGATCCTCCAATCTAGCCTCCTTCTCAGCAGCTAACTGCTGCTCCAACTCACGTAAGCGAGAAGATGATGTAGACCTTTGAGTAGATGATGTACCAAGGTCTCTATACCTCCCAAATCCCAGGCCACGAACCTCCCTACCAGGCCTAACACCCAGTGTCTCCATCATAATCTCTCGTCCGGCCTCCGTAGGTACAGTGATACTCTCAGCTGGTGTGCCATCAGGAT includes the following:
- the LOC119987912 gene encoding uncharacterized protein LOC119987912, with product MNFSGQLVHQALLRQVVNSAKEESGVILFRFKFAGKRATFSIAEFALITGLLCGDVPPLSSLIDTSVHRIRDLYFGGNKSIGRNKLDEVFMSCAPEPGKEEDVLKLALVYFLESVLLPRERSRNIDIQWLQLVDNVNVFNKYPWGSVSYARTAKSLASAMVGRAEKFKKRSTKMEKYSIYGFPLVLQIWLYEAVLRIGMSYANVREENRFPRILNWSSTATPESNAIVSNIFDMKKLEVHDTLVPTDLELGQEYLSSIGSPKLKETTNVVGSSKTKKKSSKKKSNVADEGNVAVDAFENLFGDEDNNRHNPKIEREDDPMGRVIEKLLGMEKLLIEQKKINRLLRNEVTTYFDAFFQSVEDNMKTVVEFRIGTNMEVDDEVLSDEIEPQNKGLENKENDTKEEEDKVEENEEKVENEEKEDDVVQVEEEEVEKEEAGVQIKENEKKEEKDENEEVIVGRNDAELPSMELEAVDELLELSKHRFTPEKINKDSEGVEEIRESQFPMTTPGGTRKYTRNKNKRAKRPGPQTKTPFTSPSFKRRKLMVENETVNPLTDAPILQLKRAYPKEWARDLLAFMKDNTLESKLISWEPCQVDKNWFVDAIRPETWLSDKHLDVAMYHIRRRIANNPEVFKKKSAVLDSFFFAFILFNESKDCSWDNDNLILDYVIGESPVKSVSWSNVDYVYFPANFNNAHWVAVEMILGERQINVYDSLTSCTKIPKFNELMQPLKLMMPYILRAAAINDENLSPWKLKRVPSCPQQNNGGDCGMFTIKFIEVLTASMPVSLITQEDMVFYRKKFTMEAWGGEFLM